The window CGGTGGTAAGCAAACGAATGCTTGTCAAGTAGTCCTGCATGAACAACAGCAAAGCAGCTTTTAGGAAATATAAGAAGGAAACAGTTTGCTAAAACATTATAACCTTTTTGGTACCAGTGTGAAGCATTTTAAAACCAACAGAAACCAGATACAAGGACTAGAACATACCCCCTGAAGATACGATGTCAGTCCTTCAATGAAAGAAGGCACTGCAGCAACAGAAAAAGGTTCGGGAGCCTGATCATAAAGCAAAACATCCATGGTGGGGAAGCGGCTGATATTGTAAGCCACAGCAGCGTTTCAGAAAGACTGCATGAACAGACCATTTACAGGGTCTAATTTACAAGCATTCCCAAAAGCTCCCAAAGCAGCGAAAAAATCCTGCTTGGACATGATGCTTGTAGATGAGATACGGACAACAACAACAAAAAAAAAAAACTTAAAAATGAGAAGGCAACAGATAGTGTACATACGTTATCCTCAAGGAAATGCAATCCGGAAATGTGGCACATTTGTGCCATATGATGATCTGCATATGCCATTATATTATTTACTGCACAAAAGAAAGAAGAGCTTAAGTTTTAGCATTGAATGGTGGGAGTAATATTGCGGTCAACTGGACCAATCACCAATTTTGTGTGTTGAAAATATAATACGCCACATTTTAAGCAACAAAGTCTAAAAAATGTATAGTGTTACCTGAAAAAAGTGTCAGCTGGCAGACAGTACAGATTCGAGAGTATTACTGAACGGCACCCTGTGAAATAAAATGTACAGATTCAAAGCTTTTCATAATGGTATAAAGCAGTAAACGAAGAATATGCTACAGCCAGCCAGTATACCAAAGGGAATGATTGACTACAACCACCCTCCCTCAAAAAAAAAAAAAAAAAAAAAAAGAAAAGAAAGAAATTTACCCAGATCAAAATAAAAAGGGGAAGATACACAATGAATTACTTTTTCCTAATGAAGTAATTCTTTGCGGTAAACCCAGAATGGCTACAGCCACCCAATTAATATACAAAAGATCAAAATGAAAAGGGGATTCACAAAACAACTGAAAATCACCAAAGGAATATAACCTCAGTTTCCAACCTCATAATGAATTGTTTCAAATGAAAACCATCACAGAAAACCAAATAAAACAGTAAAACGAAAAGGAAGATTGGGGAACAGAATACACACATGAAGAAAGTTCCAAAACAAAGAAAATTAAAAAAAAAATCATCAAGAAAAGACTGAGACACACATCTAAATCAATTGCTAATTAATGCAATCAGTTCATTAAAATCATCAAGCTCTAACGTAACAGAGTTGTTCATCTCTCAATTCTAATGCTAATGCTAATTAATTCATCCCTCAATTCTTTTCTTCCAGCAATCAAGAACTAAAAGCATCAAGAAACAGAGAGAAAACAAAACCCAACATTGAATTGAAAAGATAAATAAAGATGACCAAATGTGATTCTTACCCAGGAGTGATCAGCAGGAAAGGGAATGAAGAGTAGGAAACGGCAATGTGACTTGGGCTGTAAGCTGCAGTCTTGGAGGGAGATGATCGTTTTCAAAGATGGGTGAAACCGTGAAAGTAAAAATAGCATTAGTCCAACGTTTATATCAGAAAGGACAGGGTAAAAAAAAGTAAGAGTACAAAGTAATTACAAATGGGTAAAAAAAAAAAACTTTAAGCGCCAGTTGGGTGTAAGTCCAAAACGACAGCGCCGAAAATCGTTTTGGTGAGTCGCGGTAAAAGTTCGGTAGGAAATGAAAAGTTAAAAGTGAAATTACGGCGGCAAAAGCCAAACGACATCGTTCGGCGAGTTGTTAGCAAACGACATCGTCCGCCGAGGTGTTCCTAAAACGACATCGTTCGGCGAGGTACATCGTTTGTGTCAAGATTAAAAAAAGGAAAAAGTTAAAAGTTAAAACAAACGTTACCATCGGTTGGGCGTAAATCCAAAACGACACCGTTTCCAAATTTTGGGGATGTCATACGGCGGCGGAGCCCAAAACGACATCGTTCCGGTCATCATAGGGCGGCGTTTTAACCCTAGAGGCCGTCGTCGGAGACGTGGAGGAAGGACTCGGTGACGGCGGTGATTTGGGTGGAGAGGAGTTGCGATTGGGAATTTGATTGGTACATGAGGGAGGAGTGAGTGCCGGGATGAGGATAGAGAAGAGAGGGGTTTAAGGAGGCGGCGGCGGAGGAAGGTGGAGGTGGGCTTCGAGAGTGAGAGGAGCAGCATTTTCAGAAACTGCAATTGTGTGATTCGGCTTTTCTTTGAGGAGTTCGTCGGGTATGTGGATTGTGGAGCTAAAGCTTTTTTGGGTTTAACAAAGACCGGTGATGGGCCTCAGTCTTGCTGGGCCCTTTGTGCTTTGACTTTCTTTTTTTTTATTGAAATGTGCTTTGACCCTTAATTATTTAATTAATTAATTCACATATTTCCAATAAAGATGGACTGATGGGTCGCTGTCACACCTGGATTAAAGAAACATGTGAATACATGACAAATTAAACACGATTTATTATTATTCAAACACGATAATCTCTTTAACAGTAACAAGTTAATAAGCGTAAAAATTCAAACAAGTGAGAGTTGCTAGATTTCAGCAACGGAAGCTCAAGCTCCGGCAACGTAAAGAATGTTGTCTTATCTTTTAGATCCCTGAATATGAGAGTACCTTCTAATAGCGCTAGGTTTTAGTTATGACTAATTTGGAGCTAAAACGGCTGCGGAACTTCTCATGAGAGAGGACAAACGCTTGCACACACTTTTGCATTGGAAAACAAATTTATTGTGATGAATTTGACAAAGAATTTCGACCAATACAAAGTCGGGGAGATCATGAATATCAGTTTTCTTGGACTTGCTTGGCCATGGTGAGTCTGGTGATCTTTTTGATTTTTTTAAGTGAGGCTGAGTATGACACGGTCTCATGGCAGCTGTATAAACATAGGGGGAAAAGCTACTGATTAATTACAGACAAAATATGTTATATATGAACCTCATGTTAATTATTATATGTATAATGTGTTATCCTATACATGATAATCAGGTAGAATACAAAACAAACTACGCTCATACGTAATAGCTGGGCGAGATATGGAGAACGTACATAGGGCAGAAGCAACTCGATCACAATGGTGATTAGAAAGACTTGCAGGAAAGAAAAAAGAAGGTAACTTGGATTGTACGTCATACATAAGAACTTGTATAATAGATTTCAAAATTACATGTTTTTTTTTATTGCTTATGAAAAAGTACGATATTAAGGTAGACCTTCTAGATATATGAAGCAATTTAAAGGCTCCTTATCTCACAATAGCCAAGACTAAGACCAATACTCCCAACTCATGAAATGATCCTAGTTATCATATCACAGAAATGAGTTGCCCTAATAGGATGACACAATGACCGACTAAAATGACAACATGCAGTAATTCATGCCCTTATAACAGGGAAAAGAATAAAGATATGCATAAATTATGAAAGGATGGTAATGAGGTGTAGAGGTTCATCAAACACTCTTAATTTGCTGCTCCACCAGCAGATGTTTTCTTGTTGGGCTCAAAGACGTATTTAATCAGCGACTCCTTGATTGACAATAGTTCAGGGAACTCTTTCTTCAGCTTAGATGCATCCATCTCATTGTTACTTCTTGGTGCCACAATAACCTTGGCTTGTTCTTCCAATGTAAAATTAACCCACTTGAAACTGGGGTCGATGTACTTCTTGTACATCTCCAGGATCTCATTGTGACTCACAACACCAGGGTTTGTGAAGTTCCAAATACCCTTCAAGTTCCTCTTGGCCATCTCAACTGAAATTGGTAGAAGCTCATCCAAGATAGTCATGCTGTTTGGAATATCAACCACTTTGTTGTACTTTGAGATCTTCGTGATGAAGTTACGCGGATTGCTCAGATCAGATGATATTGGCATTCGGACTCTAAGAGTGCAGACATTGTCATATTCTTTCAAAAGCTCTTCCACCTGCAACAAAAGATGGAAAGTGAGATGTTAGTTTGTAGCTATGCTGAAACCTTATCAGAAGATAACAATAGATAGATACATACCATTGCTTTGGTTTTGGAATAGAATGAGCCAGTGAAATTTGGTGTGTCTTCCTCCTTGAACCCAATGCCTGATCTTAATGGATGAGCAGCATCATACTCGAAGATACAACCAGTCGCATAATTCATCATCAGGAGGTTGTGCTCTCTGCAGACATCAGCCAAGGTCAATGTACCCACAACATTGGTCCGAATTGTTTCTGGTTTATGAGATTCACACCAATCCACATTGGGTCTGCCGGTCACTCCAGCAGCATTGAAAACATGTGTTGGCTTGACCCTCTGAATATCAGCCAGGAGCTGGGAACATTCCTGGAGTCGCCCTCGTCCATACTCAAACAGTATCCCTTGCTTCTCACAGATCTTCCCAAGAAGGCCTCCAATCCACCCTGTTCTCCCATAAATCAGGAACTTCAGAGATGGCTTCTGAGTAGAAGGAATGCCCCTAGGAGCTGGAACAACCACTTCGCTAAGACTAGAATCAGTTGCTGGCAAAGGGGAATCGGAATTGCTTGTATCAGGCCCATCGAAGTTTCTTTCAATTCCAGGAACCATGAGCATTCTTGGATGAGGGAGCAGTGCCCCAGAGACATCTCCCCACCAATGAGGATTCTTGACATACCATTCCATCGTCTTCCTTAAACCCTCCTCCCATGCAGTACTTTCAGACCATCCCAAGTTTTTCAGCTTTTGGTCGTCCAAGAAATATCTCTGATCATTAAAAGGTCTATTCTCAACAAAGTTTATATATGTATCAGGGTTCAACGAGAAGAGTTGGCAAATTTCCCTGGCGACATCAATCACTCTCCTCTCTTTCTTTGTCCCAATGTTGTAGACATGGCCTACCTCACCCTTATGGAGAATGACTTCAAATGCCTCGGCTACATCCTCACAATAGAGATAACTCCTGACATTTGATCCATCGCCGTGAATAGGAAGAGTCTTCCCTTTCATAGCCAAGAGAATGAACTTTGGAATCATCTTTTCAGGGAACTGATTGGGGCCATAGACATTGTTTCCCCTGGTAGTTATCACAGGTAGCCCATATGAACGCCCATATGCCATAACAAGCATCTCAGCTCCAGCTTTAGTAGCAGAGTAGGGGTTTGTGGGAAGAAGCTGAGAAGCCTCATGGTTTCCTACCACAGCATCCTCATCCGTCTCCCCATAAACTTCATCTGTGCTAACATGGATGAACCTTTTGATTTGACCAGTGACTTTGCATGCTTCTAGAAGAACATGTGTGCCATAGATGTTGTTTTTAGTGAACTCAAAGCTGTTACCAAATGAGTTGTCGACATGGGTCTGGGCTGCGAAGTGCATTATTGTATCAATGGACTCGGTGAGAAGGATGAAATTGACAAGATCAGCACTTCCAATGTCTCCCTTGATAAATTTGAAGTTTGGGGATGACCTTGAGGGATGAAGGTTCTTCAAATTTGAACAGTAATCAAGCTTGTCAAGGACGACAATGTTGTACTCAGGGTAGTTTCTGATAAGCCGATTGCAAACATGGGATGCAATGAAACCAGCAGCTCCAGTAATGAGGATGTTCTTTGGTTTATACGTGGTAGCCATATCTGAAAGAGTTCTGCAGAATCCAGCATATAAATATTGACAATGAGTCTCCAAATTTCAACTACAAGGAAGAATGCTGATAATGCATGATAAAGGTAATATGTTCACCATAATATGACTAAATGATGATCAACAGTTCAACACAAAGGAACCGAAATAAAATAATAAACAGGAATTCATGGTTCAGTGAACCTGTTACTGAGTTCATGCACCGCAAGTTTCCAACTAATAGATCAGATATGGGAAACTGACATATAAGTCATAGCTAATATGGAGCTCATTAAATCATCAAACTATAGAAATAATTAAAAGGAGAAACAGGAATTCAAATAAACAATTAAACTGAAATTCACGGGAAGAAATAAACTTCTTACCAAGAGTTTCATGTGCTGTAAGTTGTAACTAATAGCTCAGATTTAGAAGGAACTATAATGTAACTAACAGAATGATATTTAACTTATTAAATGATTAAATGATACACACAGTCAACAGAAAGAACTGAAATTCAAAATGAAAAAGCGGAAATTCATGGGGGAAACAAACCTCTCACTAAGCACTAATGGTGAAGATTTAAGAGACCTATGTCAAAGACATTTGATTTTCTAATCAAAGCTAAGAAGACATATTCCCACGAGATAAGTAAATCTGGCTTCTTTGTGATCGGCAATTTAAACTTTAATCTAAAAGTTAGCAAAACATTGATTCCTCTGTCAAATCAGAATTTTCAAATTTGAAGAAACAAAATCTATCCCACCTGGTATTCATGTACAATGTGACAGTGTGACAGTGTGACACACCTGGTATTTTCAATTTAGCTGTAAAGATATCTAGTAATGATAAAAAGAGAAAATTGACAGAGCACCTAATTAATTAAGATAACGGTAGAGATTACGGAACACGCTACGCAACTTTATACAGATACAGCCAGACCAGTTTTTACAGCACAAGCATTCACTTGTCCTGGCTCCATTTTCACATAGAAACCAAACAATTCACACTTCCTTAACTTCAAACATTCAAAACCAACAACAACCCAAAATGCAAAGCACCCAAATCTACCGGATCTACTAAAAATGCAGCATATAACTAACCCAGATCTTACTCCCTCTACCCAAAAATTGAAAAAAGTTCAAACTTTCCACAGAAGTAAAACCATTAAGCATAAAGCCATAAACTGCAAACCCCACATTGACCATAAAACCAAAAGCTTTAATGTGATAAGCAGGAGATCTGGGTCTACAAATGAGTGACCAATTCATTGATACCCAACTGAGATCAAGGAAATTACACAACTTTAACTTCAAAAATCACAGAGAGACAGAAACTTTACCAGTTACAAGTTGTGGGTGGGAGTGGATCTTGGTGCCCAAATTGGTTGGAGGCTTTGTGGGTTTAATGGTGGTAAAAAATTTAGGACAATGGGGAAGAAGAAGAAGAGAAAAGACTGGAAAAGAAAAGAAGGGGATTTGAGTGTGAGGAGGGAAGGTAGTTGGAGTCGGGTATTTATAAATATCATGGAGAGAACTGAAATTTGGGATTTTAAAAATGGTTGGGAATATTTGATGGGGTTAGAGCTAGCAGTGATTGGACTGCTGGGCCAATCAGATTTCGCCGCGTACAGATTGTTCTTCCTGACACGATTTTGATGTTAAACACAGATCTAATCATAGGACCTGGTGATATTTAATGGGTGTTGTTACCATAATGAGAGATGATTTACTATGGTGAATTGTCTTGATTTACCGTAGGTTGTGGCTAGAATTTAGGGGGTTATGGACTTATGGTTGATGGAAAACGGTTTAGTAATTGGAAGATTAAAATGTTAAGATTAAGAAATCCTAACATGCTCACGTATGCATGGCAGTTGTAATGATCTAGCAAAATAAATGATCTCGCATTTCTT of the Fragaria vesca subsp. vesca linkage group LG6, FraVesHawaii_1.0, whole genome shotgun sequence genome contains:
- the LOC101302674 gene encoding probable rhamnose biosynthetic enzyme 1-like, which encodes MATTYKPKNILITGAAGFIASHVCNRLIRNYPEYNIVVLDKLDYCSNLKNLHPSRSSPNFKFIKGDIGSADLVNFILLTESIDTIMHFAAQTHVDNSFGNSFEFTKNNIYGTHVLLEACKVTGQIKRFIHVSTDEVYGETDEDAVVGNHEASQLLPTNPYSATKAGAEMLVMAYGRSYGLPVITTRGNNVYGPNQFPEKMIPKFILLAMKGKTLPIHGDGSNVRSYLYCEDVAEAFEVILHKGEVGHVYNIGTKKERRVIDVAREICQLFSLNPDTYINFVENRPFNDQRYFLDDQKLKNLGWSESTAWEEGLRKTMEWYVKNPHWWGDVSGALLPHPRMLMVPGIERNFDGPDTSNSDSPLPATDSSLSEVVVPAPRGIPSTQKPSLKFLIYGRTGWIGGLLGKICEKQGILFEYGRGRLQECSQLLADIQRVKPTHVFNAAGVTGRPNVDWCESHKPETIRTNVVGTLTLADVCREHNLLMMNYATGCIFEYDAAHPLRSGIGFKEEDTPNFTGSFYSKTKAMVEELLKEYDNVCTLRVRMPISSDLSNPRNFITKISKYNKVVDIPNSMTILDELLPISVEMAKRNLKGIWNFTNPGVVSHNEILEMYKKYIDPSFKWVNFTLEEQAKVIVAPRSNNEMDASKLKKEFPELLSIKESLIKYVFEPNKKTSAGGAAN